From Amycolatopsis sp. YIM 10, the proteins below share one genomic window:
- a CDS encoding pyridoxal phosphate-dependent aminotransferase, producing MKVSTVSPTLAVNEEVARRRAAGLPTVPLGFGEAGIPVHPLLTAALGDAAPAAGYGPAAGIPELREAAAGYWTRRGVPTEADDVVAAPGSKALLWAVLGAAGGGVALPKPSWVSYAAQAALHGLPCHLVPGAAGVPDPERLDALGPELNTVVLTLPDNPTGAVAPPETVRAVCEVAEKHDLLILSDEIYRDLVHDSATPFLSPAEVAPERTVVTTGLSKNLALGGWRIGVARFPRRSLRDAVIGMGSEVWSAPAQPVQKVAALAFTEPAALRERIEASRRLHSRVAAAVAGILTGAGVACAPPRAGFYLYPDFTGWTVPDDRELAARLLDLGVATLPGSAFGDDPGALRLRIATSLLYGENEDQRHEALASDDPARLPWITTQLDRFGDALRSAGERFGPRLG from the coding sequence ATGAAGGTCTCGACCGTTTCCCCGACCCTGGCCGTCAACGAAGAGGTCGCGCGGCGCCGCGCGGCCGGTCTGCCCACCGTCCCGCTCGGCTTCGGCGAAGCCGGCATCCCGGTGCACCCGCTGCTCACCGCCGCACTCGGCGACGCCGCACCGGCCGCCGGATATGGCCCGGCAGCGGGCATTCCCGAACTCCGCGAGGCCGCCGCCGGGTACTGGACCCGCCGGGGCGTGCCCACCGAAGCCGACGACGTGGTCGCCGCACCCGGCAGCAAAGCGCTGCTGTGGGCGGTGCTCGGCGCCGCCGGTGGCGGGGTCGCGCTGCCGAAGCCGAGCTGGGTCAGCTACGCCGCGCAGGCCGCGCTGCACGGACTGCCGTGCCACCTGGTGCCGGGCGCGGCGGGCGTGCCCGACCCGGAGCGACTCGACGCGCTCGGCCCCGAGCTGAACACCGTGGTGCTGACCCTGCCCGACAACCCGACCGGCGCGGTCGCGCCACCGGAGACCGTGCGCGCGGTGTGCGAGGTCGCCGAAAAGCACGACCTGCTGATCCTGTCCGACGAGATCTACCGCGACCTCGTGCACGATTCCGCCACGCCGTTCCTCAGCCCGGCCGAGGTGGCGCCGGAGCGCACGGTGGTGACCACCGGGCTGAGCAAGAACCTGGCGCTGGGTGGCTGGCGGATCGGCGTGGCCAGGTTTCCGCGGCGGTCGCTGCGGGACGCGGTGATCGGCATGGGGAGCGAGGTCTGGTCGGCTCCGGCGCAGCCCGTGCAGAAGGTCGCCGCGCTCGCCTTCACCGAACCCGCCGCGCTGCGCGAGCGCATCGAAGCGAGCCGGCGCCTGCATTCCCGGGTCGCGGCGGCCGTCGCCGGAATCCTGACCGGAGCGGGCGTCGCGTGCGCGCCGCCGCGGGCCGGTTTCTACCTGTACCCGGACTTCACCGGCTGGACCGTGCCCGACGACCGCGAACTGGCCGCGCGCCTGCTCGACCTCGGCGTCGCCACCCTGCCCGGCTCCGCGTTCGGTGACGACCCCGGCGCGTTGCGGCTGCGCATAGCCACCAGCTTGCTCTACGGCGAGAACGAGGACCAACGGCACGAAGCGCTCGCCAGCGACGACCCCGCGCGGCTGCCGTGGATCACCACCCAGCTGGATCGCTTCGGTGACGCCCTACGCTCGGCTGGTGAACGATTTGGCCCGCGCCTGGGATGA
- a CDS encoding LysR substrate-binding domain-containing protein has protein sequence MLELRRLALLHQFAVHGTIAATAAASGYSASAVSQQLTVLEREVGRTLLERTARSATLTEAGHTLAAHAAVILDAAEAAEADLAGTTVRGRVVVSTIPTAAAAWAGALIEVSRAHPDLELVLHQHSPDESLRRLRTRETDIAVVDDWLDHVPAEPGLHREVLHRDPLYLAGDPDGGIWLCAPPGQPSRPGTDRLLRELGIEPAVRWEFDGLPMIAALLARGAGAAILPGLALAGTAVPRTSLDRHRRIDAVLRKGSRARPAITAVLSALHAFVTNTAKVPNPANSPGAAR, from the coding sequence ATGCTTGAACTGCGCCGCCTGGCCCTGCTGCACCAGTTCGCCGTGCACGGCACGATCGCCGCCACGGCCGCGGCGAGCGGCTATTCGGCCTCCGCGGTGTCGCAGCAGCTGACCGTGCTCGAACGCGAGGTCGGCCGGACGCTGCTGGAACGCACCGCCCGCAGCGCCACGCTCACCGAAGCCGGGCACACGCTGGCCGCGCACGCGGCGGTCATCCTCGACGCCGCCGAAGCCGCGGAGGCCGATCTCGCCGGAACAACCGTGCGGGGCCGCGTGGTGGTCAGCACCATTCCCACCGCGGCCGCCGCGTGGGCGGGCGCGCTGATCGAGGTCAGCCGCGCGCATCCCGACCTGGAACTGGTGCTGCACCAGCACAGCCCGGACGAATCCCTGCGGCGCCTGCGCACCCGCGAAACCGACATCGCGGTGGTCGACGACTGGCTGGACCACGTCCCCGCCGAGCCCGGCCTGCACCGGGAGGTGCTGCACCGCGACCCGCTCTACCTGGCCGGTGATCCCGACGGCGGCATCTGGCTGTGCGCGCCGCCGGGGCAGCCGTCGCGGCCCGGCACCGACCGGCTGCTGCGCGAACTGGGCATCGAACCGGCCGTGCGCTGGGAATTCGACGGCCTGCCGATGATCGCCGCGCTGCTCGCCCGTGGTGCGGGCGCGGCGATCCTGCCCGGTCTCGCCCTGGCGGGAACCGCCGTGCCGCGCACTTCGCTGGACCGGCACCGCCGGATCGACGCGGTGCTGCGGAAGGGATCACGGGCACGCCCCGCGATCACCGCGGTACTCAGCGCACTGCACGCCTTTGTCACGAACACAGCGAAAGTGCCCAACCCGGCGAATTCACCTGGCGCTGCCCGGTAA
- a CDS encoding class I SAM-dependent methyltransferase yields MNDLARAWDEAAEGYEAYFVPRFAPWVRTAVDALGPLPDGPILVPCCGTLPELDALTERFPGRPITGLDLSAGMVRLAAARAAGNPLVSVVEGDAVTLDPQWTGRFAGVVSVFGLQQLPKPEAALDAWTAALRPGGRLSVVFWPGTPETDGPFAVMREALSPHVPPSDRSWEDRLTGFTRDEYVTHPMTHPDAATVFEAYVRSGPLRPLATARGESFVAQLREDFLRLAPAGEWTHHPQARLLVR; encoded by the coding sequence GTGAACGATTTGGCCCGCGCCTGGGATGAAGCCGCCGAAGGGTACGAAGCCTACTTCGTGCCCCGGTTCGCGCCGTGGGTCCGCACCGCGGTCGACGCGCTCGGGCCGCTGCCCGACGGGCCGATCCTGGTGCCCTGCTGCGGCACCCTCCCGGAGCTGGACGCGCTGACCGAGCGGTTCCCCGGCCGTCCGATCACCGGCCTCGACCTGTCGGCCGGAATGGTGCGCCTGGCTGCCGCCCGCGCCGCCGGTAACCCGCTGGTCAGCGTCGTCGAAGGGGACGCGGTCACGCTCGATCCACAGTGGACCGGGCGGTTCGCGGGCGTGGTGTCGGTGTTCGGCCTGCAACAGCTCCCCAAGCCCGAGGCCGCACTCGACGCATGGACGGCCGCACTGCGCCCCGGCGGTCGGTTGTCGGTGGTGTTCTGGCCAGGCACGCCGGAAACCGACGGCCCCTTCGCGGTCATGCGGGAGGCACTGAGCCCGCACGTGCCCCCGTCGGACCGTTCGTGGGAAGACCGCCTCACCGGCTTCACCCGCGACGAGTACGTCACGCACCCCATGACCCACCCCGACGCGGCGACCGTGTTCGAGGCCTACGTCCGCTCGGGGCCGCTGCGCCCACTCGCCACCGCGCGCGGGGAGTCCTTCGTGGCCCAGCTACGCGAGGACTTCCTGCGCCTGGCCCCAGCCGGCGAATGGACCCACCACCCGCAAGCACGTCTGCTCGTACGCTAG
- a CDS encoding type I polyketide synthase, with product MAQGTRIRPIAGMLRDNAGRFAGKIAYRDARRSITHAQLGERTARLAGHLAAEVGRGAKVALLLGNTIEAVEGLLAVTRAAAVGVPMNPRGSDADVEFQLRDSGASLVITDPAHEPQVRRVTDRPVLVTGPAFEEWATAAPPLPAPDDLGLDEPAWILYTSGTTGHPRGVVSSQRSVLWNVEACYESVLGFGEHDTLLWPLPLHHAFAHTFCVVGVAVVGASARILPGFTAEETLEALREGGFTALGGVPATYRQLVAATDGTVRGPRLCLTAGAPASLDLRDAFEEAFGTPLLDGYGCTEACGKITMAVPGDPRSAGSALVPGQEVRVVDPDTGAELPAGAEGEVWVRGPSLMLGYHGRPPLRPGEWYRTGDLGRFDGHERLELTGRLSELIIRGGEKIHPAEVERVLAALPEVADVAVTGRAHEVLGEVPVAYVVPAASGFEPDRLRAACRRELAAIKVPAEFHRIDHVPRTGSGKILRHQLTAAEPDLLDLVLRETAAAAGLTEHDELAPDRPFTELGVTSVSAVELRTRLSERTGLPLPATLVFEFPTPRQLARHLREAEPAERAPVTADSAEPIAIIGMACRYPGGVRSPEDLWRLLVDEVDATSEFPADRGWDLDKLFDDDPDRPGHSYTRRGGFLHDAAEFDPAPFGISPREALAMDPQQRLLLETSLEAFERAGLDPGSLRESDTGVFAGLMYDDYAARIRQVPGELEAQLGLGSAGSVASGRIAYTFGLRGPAITVDTACSSSLVALHWAAAALRAGDCSLALAGGATVMCTPNSFIGFSRSRGLAPDGRCKPFSAGADGTAWGEGVGLLVLERLSDARRLGHPVLAVLRGSAVNSDGASNGLTAPSGAAQQRVIQRALAAAGLRPSEVDAVEAHGTGTTLGDPIEARALLAAYGPERARPLRLGSVKANLGHTQAAAGVAGVIKMVEAMRHGVLPKTLHAGTPSPHVDWSAGLELADRTGPWPDTGRPRRAAVSSFGISGTNAHVILEQAPPDEHEPAQAPPDLPWLLSSATDVRAQAAKLAGAVAGLPPAAVGHTLARRPSFGHRAAVLSPGALAAFAAGEPDPRVLTGTADARGQLAFLFSGQGAQRLGMGEPLRAFPVFATAFDHVCRFLDPLLERPLRAVITGSDRALLDRTDFAQAGLFAFEVALFRLLESWGMRPGYLAGHSIGELAAAHVAGVLAIRDAAELVAARGSLMRDLPPGGAMVAIEAGEREVLASIAGAEDRLAVAAVNGPRSVVVSGAEAELLALAADYAAQGRRTTRLEVSHAFHSPLLEPMLGKFRAVAEGLSYRDPVRPVVSGLTGRVAEPGTLSTPDYWVRHARRTVRFADSVRTLSGAGVTLFAELGPSSVLTAPAQETADGVFAPMSPSVTAAVARLWVHGAELDRAAMFTGAPAADLPTYAFQRSRFWLDDAGEDPTLSVLSAGRPIAGTDKTLFTGTLSVRTHPWLADHRISGTLVVPAAALVDMALHAADGTLAEFLLRTPMVLPEDGELAVQVLLDQTGQLSLHARHGDTAPWVLHATGRVVTQGEPPAGDSWPEFESDLDEVDLASAYAALATRGYDYGPAFQGVRSIHRDGETVYAEVRVPEAGRFALHPALLDAVVHAKLLADGAVGEIRLPFAWSGVRLYATGATAVRARLTPAGRDAFAVAIDDHHGNPVARIDSLVTRPLPAGALPSAEADSALLRPVWQSVPRGTDHREFDLRPLTATAPEMVERAHVLAGLTLAWLHESLDGERPLVLVADGADPAAAAACGLVRVAQNEHPGRFVLIDGDPGDRELIAAAVATGEPEVSIRDGQLRVPRLTVAPPPPGRRTLDGTVLVTGGTGALGGLLARHLLTRHDVERLVLTSRRGPDAPGAADLAELGAEVVACDVGDRAELAGLLRQIGPLDAVVHAAGVLDDGILTALTPERLTTVLRSKVDAAWHLHELAGDPAAFVLFSSAAGVLGNAGQGNYAAANAFLDALARHRHRLGLPALSLAWGQWHTEHGMSGQNAPSIVAPMRAEHGLALFDAALAGEEPVLAPILLDQSALRPGQAVPPRLRGLLRPVRPIAAASAGAPARHRGRTPIELVLQAVADVLGHRDTSAIEPDKAFSALGFDSLTAVELRNRLAALLDAHLAATVVFDHPTPAALAEHLATQLGTPPPASTPGTLASLYRRVCEAGQVVAAMYMLITASWASPSFGVDQRAEHRLAPVTPARGDRAPALICLPSFSPGPGEYTRFAALFDGEREVHVLTHPGFGPGTSVPADREALVRLHADTVLELVGDRPFVLVGRSTGGSVAHAVATELEREGIGAAGVILIDTYHVTEENQEADWLLSLPAHAALTLGEAFDAAVPDDAMAAMGAYTRIFGGWHPDPTGVPTLMLRAEHAAAEQDWPLPHDLVRVPGNHFTVLDEHTSTTVEAIRAWENR from the coding sequence ATGGCGCAGGGCACGCGGATCCGGCCGATCGCCGGGATGCTGCGGGACAACGCCGGCCGGTTCGCGGGCAAGATCGCCTACCGCGACGCCCGCCGGTCGATCACCCACGCCCAGCTCGGCGAGCGCACCGCGCGGCTGGCCGGGCACCTCGCCGCGGAAGTGGGCCGGGGCGCGAAGGTGGCGCTGCTGCTGGGCAACACCATCGAGGCGGTCGAGGGCCTGCTGGCGGTCACCAGGGCGGCCGCGGTGGGCGTGCCGATGAACCCGCGCGGCTCCGACGCCGACGTCGAGTTCCAGCTGCGCGACAGCGGCGCTTCACTGGTGATCACCGACCCCGCGCACGAGCCGCAGGTCCGCCGCGTCACCGACCGGCCGGTGCTGGTCACCGGACCCGCCTTCGAGGAGTGGGCCACCGCCGCTCCCCCGCTGCCCGCACCCGACGACCTCGGCCTGGACGAACCCGCGTGGATCCTCTACACCTCGGGCACCACCGGGCACCCGCGCGGTGTGGTCTCCAGCCAGCGATCGGTGCTGTGGAACGTGGAGGCCTGCTACGAGTCGGTGCTCGGCTTCGGTGAGCACGACACGCTGCTGTGGCCGCTGCCGCTGCACCACGCCTTCGCGCACACCTTCTGCGTGGTCGGGGTGGCCGTGGTCGGCGCGAGTGCGCGCATCCTGCCCGGGTTCACCGCCGAGGAGACGCTGGAGGCGCTGCGTGAGGGCGGGTTCACCGCGCTCGGCGGCGTACCGGCCACCTACCGCCAGCTCGTCGCCGCCACCGACGGCACCGTGCGCGGGCCGCGGCTCTGCCTCACCGCGGGCGCGCCGGCCAGCCTGGACCTGCGCGACGCCTTCGAGGAAGCCTTCGGCACCCCGCTGCTCGACGGCTACGGCTGCACCGAGGCCTGCGGCAAGATCACCATGGCCGTGCCCGGCGACCCGCGCTCGGCCGGCAGCGCGCTGGTGCCCGGTCAGGAGGTCCGCGTGGTCGACCCGGACACCGGCGCGGAGCTGCCCGCCGGGGCCGAGGGCGAGGTCTGGGTGCGTGGTCCCAGCCTGATGCTCGGTTACCACGGCAGGCCGCCGCTACGGCCCGGCGAGTGGTACCGCACCGGCGATCTCGGCCGGTTCGACGGCCACGAACGGCTGGAACTGACCGGCAGGCTGAGCGAGCTGATCATCCGGGGCGGCGAGAAGATCCACCCGGCCGAGGTGGAACGGGTGCTCGCGGCGCTGCCGGAGGTCGCCGACGTGGCGGTGACCGGGCGGGCGCACGAGGTGCTCGGAGAGGTGCCGGTCGCCTACGTGGTCCCGGCGGCGAGCGGGTTCGAGCCGGACCGCCTGCGCGCGGCCTGCCGTCGCGAGCTGGCCGCGATCAAGGTGCCTGCCGAGTTCCACCGGATCGACCACGTGCCGCGCACCGGCTCGGGCAAGATCCTGCGCCACCAGCTCACCGCGGCCGAGCCCGACCTGCTCGACCTGGTGCTGCGTGAGACCGCGGCCGCCGCCGGGCTAACCGAGCACGACGAGCTGGCCCCGGACCGGCCGTTCACCGAACTCGGTGTCACCTCGGTCAGCGCGGTCGAGCTGCGCACCCGGCTCAGCGAGCGCACCGGCCTGCCGCTGCCCGCCACGCTGGTCTTCGAGTTCCCCACCCCGCGCCAGCTGGCCAGGCACCTGCGTGAGGCCGAACCCGCCGAGCGGGCGCCGGTCACCGCCGATTCCGCCGAGCCGATCGCGATCATCGGCATGGCCTGCCGTTATCCCGGCGGGGTGCGCTCGCCGGAGGACCTGTGGCGCCTGCTCGTCGACGAGGTCGACGCCACCTCGGAGTTCCCCGCCGACCGCGGCTGGGACCTGGACAAGCTGTTCGACGACGACCCCGACCGGCCGGGGCACTCCTACACCCGCCGCGGCGGTTTCCTGCACGACGCCGCCGAGTTCGACCCGGCGCCGTTCGGCATCTCCCCGCGTGAAGCGCTGGCGATGGACCCGCAGCAGCGGCTCCTGCTGGAGACCTCGCTGGAGGCCTTCGAACGGGCCGGTCTCGATCCCGGCTCGCTGCGGGAAAGCGACACCGGGGTGTTCGCGGGCCTGATGTACGACGACTACGCCGCCCGGATCCGGCAGGTGCCCGGCGAGCTGGAGGCGCAGCTGGGCCTCGGCTCGGCGGGCAGCGTCGCCTCGGGGCGCATCGCCTACACCTTCGGCCTGCGCGGCCCGGCGATCACCGTGGACACCGCCTGCTCCTCGTCACTGGTGGCGCTGCACTGGGCGGCGGCCGCGCTGCGCGCCGGTGACTGCTCGCTGGCGCTGGCCGGTGGCGCCACGGTGATGTGCACGCCGAACTCGTTCATCGGGTTCAGCCGCAGCCGCGGACTGGCCCCGGACGGCCGGTGCAAGCCGTTCTCCGCCGGCGCCGACGGCACCGCCTGGGGTGAGGGCGTCGGGCTGCTGGTGCTCGAACGGCTGTCCGACGCGCGGCGGCTCGGGCACCCGGTGCTGGCCGTGCTGCGGGGTTCGGCGGTCAACTCCGACGGCGCCTCCAACGGGCTCACCGCGCCCAGCGGCGCGGCCCAGCAGCGGGTGATCCAGCGGGCGCTGGCCGCGGCCGGGCTGCGACCGTCCGAAGTGGACGCGGTCGAGGCACACGGCACCGGCACCACGCTCGGCGACCCGATCGAGGCCAGGGCGCTGCTCGCGGCCTACGGGCCGGAGCGCGCCCGGCCGCTGCGACTCGGTTCGGTCAAGGCCAATCTCGGGCACACCCAGGCCGCCGCCGGGGTGGCCGGGGTGATCAAGATGGTCGAGGCGATGCGGCACGGGGTGCTGCCGAAGACGCTGCACGCGGGCACGCCGTCCCCGCACGTGGACTGGTCGGCCGGGCTGGAACTGGCCGACCGCACCGGCCCGTGGCCGGACACCGGCCGTCCGCGCCGGGCGGCGGTGTCCTCGTTCGGCATCAGCGGCACCAACGCCCACGTGATCCTCGAACAGGCGCCGCCGGACGAGCACGAGCCCGCCCAAGCGCCGCCCGATCTGCCGTGGCTGCTCTCCAGCGCGACCGATGTGCGGGCGCAGGCCGCCAAGCTCGCCGGCGCGGTGGCGGGCCTGCCGCCCGCCGCGGTCGGGCACACCCTCGCGCGCCGCCCGTCGTTCGGGCACCGGGCCGCGGTCCTGTCCCCCGGCGCGCTGGCGGCGTTCGCGGCGGGAGAACCCGATCCGCGCGTGCTCACCGGGACCGCCGACGCGCGCGGCCAGCTCGCGTTCCTGTTCTCCGGGCAGGGCGCGCAACGCCTGGGCATGGGTGAGCCGCTGCGCGCGTTCCCGGTGTTCGCCACCGCGTTCGACCACGTGTGCCGCTTCCTCGACCCGCTGCTCGAGCGCCCGCTGCGCGCGGTGATCACCGGGTCCGACCGGGCGCTGCTCGACCGGACCGACTTCGCCCAGGCCGGGTTGTTCGCCTTCGAGGTGGCGTTGTTCCGGCTGCTGGAGTCGTGGGGCATGCGGCCGGGTTACCTGGCCGGGCACTCGATCGGGGAACTGGCCGCGGCGCACGTGGCCGGGGTGCTGGCCATCCGGGACGCCGCCGAACTGGTCGCCGCGCGGGGTTCGCTGATGCGGGACCTGCCGCCGGGCGGGGCGATGGTGGCGATCGAGGCCGGTGAGCGCGAGGTGCTCGCGAGCATCGCCGGAGCCGAGGACCGGCTCGCGGTCGCCGCGGTGAACGGCCCGCGCTCGGTGGTCGTCTCGGGGGCCGAGGCCGAACTGCTCGCGCTCGCGGCGGACTACGCCGCCCAGGGCCGCCGGACCACCCGGCTCGAAGTCAGCCACGCGTTCCACTCCCCGCTGCTCGAACCGATGCTGGGCAAGTTCCGCGCGGTCGCGGAAGGACTGTCCTATCGGGACCCGGTGCGGCCGGTGGTGTCCGGGCTGACCGGGCGGGTGGCCGAGCCGGGCACGCTGAGCACCCCCGACTACTGGGTGCGCCACGCCCGGCGCACGGTCCGGTTCGCCGACTCGGTGCGCACGCTCTCCGGCGCCGGGGTCACCCTCTTCGCCGAACTGGGGCCGTCCTCGGTGCTCACCGCGCCCGCGCAGGAGACCGCCGACGGTGTGTTCGCGCCGATGTCGCCGTCGGTGACCGCGGCGGTGGCCCGGTTGTGGGTGCACGGCGCGGAACTGGACCGGGCGGCGATGTTCACCGGTGCCCCGGCCGCCGACCTGCCCACCTACGCCTTCCAGCGGTCGCGGTTCTGGCTCGACGACGCCGGTGAGGACCCGACGCTGTCGGTGCTCTCGGCTGGCCGCCCGATCGCCGGTACCGACAAGACCCTGTTCACCGGCACGCTTTCGGTGCGCACGCACCCGTGGCTGGCCGACCACCGGATCTCCGGCACGCTGGTGGTGCCCGCCGCGGCGCTGGTGGACATGGCGCTGCACGCGGCCGACGGCACGCTGGCCGAGTTCCTGCTGCGCACGCCGATGGTGCTGCCCGAGGACGGTGAGCTGGCCGTGCAGGTGCTGCTCGACCAGACCGGCCAGCTGTCCCTGCACGCCCGCCACGGCGACACCGCGCCATGGGTGCTGCACGCCACCGGCCGGGTGGTCACCCAGGGCGAACCGCCCGCCGGTGACAGCTGGCCGGAGTTCGAGTCCGATTTGGACGAGGTGGACCTCGCTTCGGCCTACGCCGCGCTGGCCACCCGTGGTTACGACTACGGCCCGGCGTTCCAGGGTGTGCGGTCGATCCACCGCGACGGCGAGACCGTCTACGCCGAGGTCAGGGTGCCCGAGGCCGGGCGGTTCGCACTGCACCCGGCGCTGCTCGACGCGGTGGTGCACGCGAAACTGCTCGCCGACGGCGCGGTCGGCGAGATCCGGTTGCCGTTCGCGTGGTCCGGGGTGCGCCTCTACGCCACCGGCGCGACCGCCGTGCGGGCCCGGCTCACCCCGGCCGGGCGTGACGCGTTCGCCGTGGCCATCGACGACCACCACGGCAATCCGGTGGCACGCATCGACTCGCTGGTCACCCGCCCGCTGCCGGCCGGTGCGCTGCCATCGGCCGAGGCCGACAGCGCGTTGCTGCGGCCGGTGTGGCAGAGCGTTCCGCGCGGCACGGACCACCGCGAGTTCGACCTGCGGCCGCTGACCGCGACCGCGCCGGAGATGGTGGAACGCGCGCACGTGCTGGCCGGGCTCACGCTGGCCTGGCTGCACGAGTCGCTCGACGGCGAGCGGCCGCTGGTGCTGGTCGCCGACGGCGCGGATCCGGCCGCGGCGGCCGCCTGCGGGCTGGTCCGGGTGGCGCAGAACGAGCACCCCGGCCGGTTCGTGCTGATCGACGGTGATCCCGGGGACCGTGAGCTGATCGCCGCCGCGGTGGCCACCGGCGAACCCGAAGTGTCCATTCGCGACGGTCAGCTGCGGGTGCCGAGGCTCACCGTGGCGCCACCTCCGCCGGGCAGGCGGACCCTCGATGGCACGGTGCTGGTCACCGGCGGCACCGGCGCGCTCGGCGGGCTGCTGGCGCGGCACCTGCTCACCCGGCACGACGTGGAGCGGCTCGTGCTCACCAGCCGCCGGGGCCCGGACGCGCCGGGGGCCGCCGACCTGGCCGAGCTGGGCGCGGAGGTGGTGGCCTGCGACGTCGGCGACCGGGCCGAGCTCGCCGGGCTGCTGCGTCAGATCGGGCCGCTGGACGCCGTGGTGCACGCGGCCGGGGTGCTCGACGACGGCATCCTGACCGCACTCACCCCCGAGCGGCTGACCACCGTGCTGAGGTCCAAAGTGGACGCCGCGTGGCATCTGCACGAGCTGGCGGGCGACCCGGCCGCGTTTGTGTTGTTCTCCTCGGCCGCCGGGGTGCTGGGCAACGCGGGGCAGGGCAACTACGCCGCGGCCAACGCCTTTCTCGACGCGCTCGCCCGCCACCGCCACCGCCTCGGGCTCCCGGCGCTGTCGCTGGCGTGGGGCCAGTGGCACACCGAGCACGGCATGTCCGGGCAAAACGCGCCGTCCATCGTGGCCCCGATGCGGGCCGAGCACGGGCTGGCGCTGTTCGACGCGGCGCTGGCCGGTGAGGAGCCGGTGCTGGCGCCGATCCTGCTCGACCAGAGCGCGTTGCGGCCCGGTCAGGCGGTGCCGCCGCGGCTGCGTGGATTGCTGCGGCCGGTGCGCCCGATCGCCGCGGCGTCCGCGGGAGCGCCCGCGCGGCACCGCGGACGCACCCCGATAGAGCTGGTGCTGCAGGCCGTCGCCGATGTGCTCGGGCATCGTGACACCAGCGCCATCGAGCCGGACAAGGCGTTCTCCGCGCTCGGTTTCGACTCGCTGACCGCGGTGGAACTGCGCAACCGGCTCGCCGCGCTGCTCGACGCGCACCTGGCCGCGACGGTGGTGTTCGACCACCCGACGCCCGCCGCGCTCGCCGAGCACCTCGCCACGCAGCTGGGCACGCCGCCGCCCGCGAGCACGCCGGGCACGCTGGCTTCGCTGTACCGGCGGGTCTGCGAGGCCGGTCAGGTCGTCGCCGCGATGTACATGCTGATCACCGCTTCCTGGGCGTCGCCGAGCTTCGGCGTCGACCAGCGCGCCGAACATCGGCTCGCCCCGGTCACGCCGGCCCGTGGTGACCGGGCGCCCGCGCTGATCTGCCTGCCGTCGTTCAGCCCGGGGCCCGGCGAGTACACCCGGTTCGCCGCGTTGTTCGACGGTGAGCGCGAGGTGCACGTGCTGACGCATCCCGGGTTCGGGCCGGGCACGTCCGTGCCCGCCGATCGGGAGGCGCTGGTGCGGTTGCACGCGGACACCGTGCTGGAACTGGTCGGGGACCGGCCGTTCGTGCTGGTGGGCCGGTCGACCGGCGGCTCGGTGGCGCACGCGGTCGCCACCGAACTGGAACGCGAGGGCATCGGGGCGGCCGGGGTGATCCTGATCGACACGTACCACGTGACCGAGGAGAACCAGGAGGCCGACTGGCTGCTCTCCCTGCCCGCGCACGCCGCGCTCACCCTCGGTGAGGCGTTCGACGCCGCTGTGCCGGACGATGCGATGGCCGCGATGGGCGCCTACACCCGCATTTTCGGCGGCTGGCATCCGGACCCCACCGGAGTGCCGACGCTGATGCTGCGCGCCGAGCACGCCGCCGCGGAACAGGACTGGCCACTACCGCACGACCTGGTCCGCGTGCCGGGCAACCACTTCACCGTGCTGGACGAACACACGAGCACCACGGTCGAGGCCATCCGTGCCTGGGAGAACCGCTAG